The genome window CCTTCATTTCATCCATCAATAACTGGCCTTGTCCATTTTTTATCGCTGTTACAGTCCCAGGACCTTTCCTTCTATTTAATTCAATATATCGTTCGAATATGCCCATTTTTATCATGCTAGAAAGCATTGGTCGTTTTTTTACTTCTTCCAAGCTTGAACCATGTGTAGTCATTATTAATTGAATACCTGCATTCACTGCTTCTAGTATTGCTTCTTCATCCTCTTTCCGACCAACCTCATCCACTATGAGGACGTCTGGACTCATGGAGCGAATCATCATCATCATTCCTTCTGCTTTTGGACAAGCATCCAGTACATCTACACGAGGACCAAATGTCATTTGTGGAATACCATCCAAGCATCCGGCAATTTCAGACCGCTCATCCACAATTCCTACTTTTGCTGGTTTTATTAAAGAATTATCCGCATCCGAAGAAATCAATCTAGCAATATCTCTCAATAAAGTCGTTTTCCCGGTCTGCGGAGGACCAATAATCATCGTATGACGCCATTTCCCTTTATCATATAAATAAGGAATAAATGGATTTGCTATGCCAATTTGCTCCTTTGCAATTCGAATATTAAAAGATGCTACGTCCCTTATTGCCTTAACTTTGCTATCTTGTAAAATGACCTTGCCTGCTAGGCCAATCCGATGTCCACCTTGAACCGTGATATATCCTCTTTTCAATTCTTCTTCCATTGTATAAACGGAATACTGACTGATTTTATTCAATAATTGGTTTCCATCCTCTTTCGAAACAATAAACGGAAAAAAGATAGACCGTCCATTTATAAATACTTCTAAAGGTCTACCTATGCGTACTCGAATCTCTTCCATCCCTAATCTTTCTGATGGAGGGATTGTGAGAATAAGATTTTCGATTGCTTTAGGCAAAAAAGAATAGATAGTATTCACAATAGTTCCTCCTTAATGAAATTTCCTAGTTTAGATTGGCTGCTTTGTAATGACATATATAGGATGACTTATTAAAATGTATGCTTGTCTTCATTTTTTATGTCATCTCCCCATTAATTCAGCTATTTTTTCTGATTGTTTTTAGGAGAATGGTTGAGGTACAAGTATTCGAAGGTTGTTTTTTCAGGCAAAAAATATGGGAGTGGGACATAAGTATTTCAACCAAATCTAACCCCGAACAATTATACGTACACACTAAAAAAAATTCGTATAATTGTTTGTGTTTTTTTATTATTTTAAGAAAGAAGGTATGTGGTAATCACCCGCAGCCTGAATACACTTCGCTTTCCATGGGGCGAGCGTTCCTGCGGGGTCTTGGACTTTCTCGCAGCTCCCATAGGAGTCTCCGTGTATTCAGGCTGCTCCATTTAGTTTCTTTTGAAAAAAATGTTGGAACGAAATACTCTTTAAAAACGGAGTGAAATGGAGTGGAAGACACTCAACTCCTGCGGGAAATAGAGCAAAGCCTAAGACCCCACAGGCTTGCCGAGGAGGCTTAGGTTGCTCCCCGCGGAAAGGGAGTGTCTGTAACGCAATGGAACGAATTGGATTCACCACTAAATTAGATTGTTCGTCTTTATCTATTATTTATTTTGCTTTGTCCCACCCTCATCTTATTTCATTAAGGAAAAGATAATTTAATTTATGTTCATCTTACCAGTGGACTTGAAGCTTATTACCATTTGGGTCATAAAAATGGAAAAAGAAGTGACCATTGTCTTCCTTTATATCCTCTACCTTAACTTGATTGTCCATTAAGTGTTGATGAAACTCAGATAACTGTGGACTTGTAAAGCCAATGCTAAATTCTTCTTCATTATCAATTGTAAAATGTGCAAATGTTTCATCGTTGGTAGGAACTAAGATAAGTAAGAAAGGTCCTTCATTTACTTTTAAAATAGCAAGTTCCCCCGTATTGTTTAGTAACTGGAGCCCTAATACATCTCTATACCATCTTGCAGACAGTTCTAAATCTTTTACAGGAATTCTAATATAATGTACTTGTTCAATAAATGATTTACTCATAATCTTCTCTCCCTTTTTTTACTCCGATAAACTAAATAATTCCCTTTCTACCTACGTTTCTC of Niallia circulans contains these proteins:
- the spoIIIAA gene encoding stage III sporulation protein AA gives rise to the protein MNTIYSFLPKAIENLILTIPPSERLGMEEIRVRIGRPLEVFINGRSIFFPFIVSKEDGNQLLNKISQYSVYTMEEELKRGYITVQGGHRIGLAGKVILQDSKVKAIRDVASFNIRIAKEQIGIANPFIPYLYDKGKWRHTMIIGPPQTGKTTLLRDIARLISSDADNSLIKPAKVGIVDERSEIAGCLDGIPQMTFGPRVDVLDACPKAEGMMMMIRSMSPDVLIVDEVGRKEDEEAILEAVNAGIQLIMTTHGSSLEEVKKRPMLSSMIKMGIFERYIELNRRKGPGTVTAIKNGQGQLLMDEMKVK
- a CDS encoding VOC family protein, which translates into the protein MSKSFIEQVHYIRIPVKDLELSARWYRDVLGLQLLNNTGELAILKVNEGPFLLILVPTNDETFAHFTIDNEEEFSIGFTSPQLSEFHQHLMDNQVKVEDIKEDNGHFFFHFYDPNGNKLQVHW